Proteins found in one Equus asinus isolate D_3611 breed Donkey unplaced genomic scaffold, EquAss-T2T_v2 contig_1, whole genome shotgun sequence genomic segment:
- the LOC139042811 gene encoding centromere-associated protein E-like, with translation MDLSYSSENIQDLKQMKQTLFDAEAVALDAKKEAACLRSENLELKEKMKELASACKQMENDIQLYQRQLEAKKKMQVDLEKELQSSFNEIAKLTCLIDGKVPKDLLCNLESGRKITDLQKELNKEVEENEALHKEVNLLSELKSLPSEVEMLRKEINDKSEELCKITSEKDKLFSEVVHKESRIQDLLEEVGKTKSDLAASQLNYKRTDQEFQDFKNQHVETEQKYKMVLEENARMSQNIGNLSKEAQTLGLSLDALNMELSYKTQELQQKTAESQERLNEVKELKQQLESRDSRLQTVEREKALITEKLQQTLAEVRTLTQEKDGLKQLQESLQIERDQLRSDIQDTVTMVRL, from the exons atggaCTTGTCATACTCATCG gaaaacattCAAGACCTCAAACAGATGAAACAGACTCTGTTCGATGCTGAGGCTGTAGCCCTCGATGCCAAGAAAGAAGCAGCCTGTCTCAGGAGTGaaaatctggagctgaaagagaaaatg aaagaacttgcaagtgcatgcaagcaaatggaaaatgatattcagttatatcaaaggcagttggaggcaaagaagaaaatgcaagttgatctggagaaagaattacaatcttcttttaatgaaatagcaaaactcacctgccttatagatggaaaagttccaaaag atttgctctgtaatttggaatcaggaagaaagattactgatctccagaaagaactgaataaagaagttgaagaaaatgaagctttgcataaagaagttaatttgctctcagagttgaaatctttaccctcagaagtagaaatgctaaggaaagag ataaatgacaaatctgaagagctctgtaaaataacatcagaaaaagacaaattgttttctgaagtagTTCATAAAGAGAGTAGAATTCAAGATTTACTTGAAGAAGTTGGGAAAACTAAAAGTGACCTAGCAGCTAGCcagttgaattataaaagaactgatcaagaattccaagattttaaaaatcaacatgttgAAACTGAGCAAAAGTATAAGATGGTCCTTGAGGAGAATGCAAGAATGAGTCAGAACATAGGAAATCTCTCTAAAGAAGCTCAAACACTTGGTTTAAGCTTGGATGCTTTGAACATGGAG ctttcttacaaaacccaggaacttcagcagaaaacagctgagagtcaagaaaggttaaatgaagtgaaagagctgaagcaacaattagaaagtagagattctaGGCTGCAAACTGTCGAAAGGGAGAAAGCACTGATTACTGAGAAACTTCAACAAACCTTAGCAGAAGTAAGAACCTTAACCCAAGAAAAAGATGGCCTGAAACAGCTCCAAGAGAGCCTGCAGATTGAGAGGGACCAGCTCAGAAGTGACATTCAGGACACTGTGACCATGGTGAGGCTTTGA